One Aegilops tauschii subsp. strangulata cultivar AL8/78 chromosome 7, Aet v6.0, whole genome shotgun sequence genomic window carries:
- the LOC109766625 gene encoding uncharacterized protein — protein MTKEEARRMGITLERHEYLAVCPNWCYGKDESWAALVDLWCDKDGAWAATSIKNKANRGKEGVHAQGNRNHFLHKTLNEEKLKRPLSHMQAWEIAHTRKDSKPGEPKYYGKKTAQRKKAYSDGYLRLHPDTPDPIAADLDERVVVGMVPKEHGREAVRDVVITPTISYTQLRQIDPSLSQRMSTPMTSAQSQSLFQERQSAYMEYTHQETMCYLLSTALVFP, from the exons atgaccaaggaagaagcgcgGAGGATGGGCATTACCTTGGAGAGGCACGAGTACTTGGCG GTGTGTCCAAATTGGTGTTATGGAAAAGACGAGTCCTGGGCGGCATTGGTGGATCTTTGGTGTGATAAGGATGGAGCCTGGGCGGCTACAAGCATCAAAAACAAGGCTAAccgagggaaggagggagtacatgctcagGGAAACCGAAACCACTTTCTCCACAAGACACTTAAT GAGGAGAAACTGAAGCGGCCGCTCTCACACATGCAGGCATGGGAGATCGCCCATACGCGGAAGGACTCCAAGCCTGGCGAGCCCAAGTACTACGGCAAGAAGACCGCACAGAGGAAGAAGGCCTACTCCGATGGGTATCTGAGGTTACATCCTGACACACCTGACCCCATTGCGGCAGATCTGGACGAGAGGGTGGTGGTGGGCATGGTGCCCAAGGAGCACGGTCGGGAGGCGGTTCGCGATGTTGTGATCACTCCTACTATCTCCTACACACAGCTCCGTCAGATCGACCCGAGCCTGAGCCAGCGCATGAGCACGCCCATGACCAGTGCACAGTCACAGTCCCTCTTTCAGGAGCGGCAATCT GCCTACATGGAGTACACACACCAGGAGAccatgtgctacctcttgagcactgcgttggttttcccttga